A window of the Lolium perenne isolate Kyuss_39 chromosome 7, Kyuss_2.0, whole genome shotgun sequence genome harbors these coding sequences:
- the LOC127314227 gene encoding obtusifoliol 14-alpha demethylase gives MEFPGTWCWCGAVALVSIIITVLSTKNKNSRARYPEGTQLTPPLVSGPDLLRLIPTLLSKGGLPAVFTGLYAKYGSVFRVSFLGFKMIFLAEPEVTPHFYHGLDSEISHGDLYEFTVPIFGSAIGLARDIATRNEQKRFHFDALKPSRLPGDFAPMLQEVESYFGKWGKEGIVDLKFEFDRLIMLMACRCFLGIGEEVREKMFDEIDALFRELAKGMKLASILFPYLPTPLNRSRDRARIRLTEILSDVVETRKRSGRVEEDTLQRFIDSRYKDGSPTSVEEVVGMTISLLFAGKHNSSVATIYSAACLLTHPTYLKAVIEEQEQIAKKYKDGIDFNAVMEMEMLHNCMKETIRMHPPSLALVRKAHLPFTVQTKEGKQYQIPQDHPVATLIHVNNYIPYIYKDPHVYDPYRFGRERKEDIAGGKLSFMSFGAGRHVCIGEGNAYLQMKLIWSHLLRNFELELISPFPETDWSNFVGKPKGNLFVRYKRIGSAKSV, from the exons ATGGAGTTTCCAGGTACCTGGTGCTGGTGCGGCGCTGTGGCTCTTgtttccatcatcatcaccgtgtTATCCACCAAGAACAAGAACTCAAGGGCGAGGTATCCAGAAGGAACTCAGCTCACTCCACCTCTAGTCAGTGGCCCCGATCTCCTCCGGCTAATACCCACCCTCCTGAGCAAAGGCGGCCTGCCGGCGGTGTTCACTGGTCTATATGCCAAGTATGGCAGTGTGTTCAGGGTCAGCTTCTTAGGGTTCAAGATGATATTCTTGGCCGAGCCAGAAGTCACGCCCCATTTCTACCATGGTTTGGACTCCGAGATTAGCCACGGGGACCTCTATGAGTTCACCGTGCCAATTTTCGGATCCGCGATCGGTTTAGCGAGGGACATCGCTACTCGGAATGAGCAGAAGCGCTTCCACTTTGATGCACTCAAGCCATCGAGATTGCCCGGCGACTTTGCTCCGATGCTGCAGGAAGTGGAG AGTTACTTTGGCAAATGGGGAAAGGAGGGCATAGTTGATTTGAAGTTTGAGTTTGATCGATTAATCATGTTGATGGCTTGCCGATGTTTCCTTGGAATCGGAGAAGAGGTCCGGGAAAAAATGTTTGATGAGATCGACGCGTTGTTCCGTGAGCTCGCAAAGGGCATGAAGTTGGCTAGCATCTTATTTCCATATCTCCCCACTCCATTAAACCGGAGCCGCGATAGGGCGCGCATCAGGCTAACTGAAATACTATCTGATGTGGTGGAGACCCGCAAGAGGTCGGGCAGAGTGGAGGAGGACACACTCCAGAGATTCATCGACTCCAGGTATAAAGATGGCAGCCCTACATCAGTAGAAGAGGTAGTGGGAATGACCATAAGCTTGCTATTTGCTGGAAAGCATAACAGCTCTGTCGCTACTATTTATAGTGCAGCTTGTCTGCTCACTCACCCAACCTACTTGAAAGCCGTCATTGAGGAGCAGGAACAAATCGCCAAGAAATACAAGGATGGTATAGACTTCAATGCcgtcatggagatggagatgcttcatAATTGCATGAAGGAGACGATAAGGATGCACCCTCCGTCACTAGCGTTAGTTCGCAAGGCGCATCTGCCCTTCACGGTGCAAACAAAAGAGGGCAAACAGTACCAAATCCCGCAAGACCACCCGGTAGCAACTCTTATTCATGTCAACAACTATATTCCTTATATCTATAAGGATCCTCACGTATATGACCCATACCGGTTTGGCCGGGAAAGGAAAGAGGACATAGCAGGTGGCAAGCTCTCTTTCATGTCATTTGGCGCTGGTCGCCACGTTTGCATCGGCGAGGGAAACGCTTATCTGCAGATGAAACTGATATGGAGCCATTTGCTAAGGAACTTTGAACTTGAATTGATCTCTCCTTTCCCCGAGACAGACTGGAGCAATTTTGTGGGAAAGCCAAAAGGAAATCTGTTTGTAAGATACAAGAGAATCGGCTCTGCCAAGTCAGTTTAA